The Halomicrobium zhouii region CCGAACGCCCGCGTCACGCCACCTGGCTGGAGCTGTTCTTCGACCTGGTATACATCGTCGCCATCGCCGAGCTCGGCGCGTTCCTCCGGGAGGGGCTCTCGCTCGTCGCCATCCTGGAGTACGCGAGCCTCTTCGTCCTCGTGTGGTGGACGTGGGTCGGATTCAGCTACTACGCCGACATATTCGACACGGACGACCTCTTCTCCCAGCTGGCCCTGATACTGGTGATGTTCGGGGTTATCATCATGTCCCAGACCATCTCCCAGGCCCTCCACGGCGGCTCGTTCGCGTTCGCAGCCTCGTTCCTCCTCTTGCGGGTCCTGTACATCGGGCTCGCGCTCCGGGGGTGGTACGTCGTCCCCGGTTCCGACAAGTTCTTCACCTACTGGGTCACGTTCAGCTCGCTCTCGACGTTCGTCTGGGGGCTGTCGCTGTTTTCGCCGGTCCCCGGCCGGTTCGGGCTCTGGATATCGGCGTTTATGCTCGAGATTGCCGGTATCGGAATCGTCTATCTCGTGTTCGAGACGGTCCCCGTGCAGGTGTCTCACTTCCCCGAACGGCTCGGGCTGTTCACCATCCTCGTCCTGGGCGAGACGATGCTGGCCGTCGCCACGGGGACCACCGGCATCGACTGGTTCGTCCCGTCCGGAGTCACTGCGATCGGCGGGTTCTTGCTCGTGGTCGCGATATGGTGGCTCTACTTCGACAACTTCGACGAGCGCACTATCGATCGCGCGCTGGGAGAGACCAGAACCCACTGGCTCCACATGCGAGAACGAATGCTCGTCTACGTCTTCGGGCATTACTTCATCTTCATCGGTATCGGGGCCACGGGAGTCGGTCTCGAAGCGGCGATCGAGGCCGTCATCGCGGCGCACGCGCTCGAGCCGATCGGCCGGACCGTCTTCGCAGGCGGCGTCGCCGCGTTCCTCCTCGGGAGCGCCATCTGCCATCGTGCGATGCCGACGCCGCTCCACGACCGGCTGTTCCTGACGCGAATCACCGTCGCCGTCGCCGTCGTCGTCGTGATTCTGGGCGTCGGTCGGCTCGTGGCTCCGCTTCTCGTCACGTGGATCATCGCGATCACGTTAGTCGCTCTCGCGGTCTTCGAGACCGTCCATCGACTGAGAACGCCCGAATCAGAACCATGAACCACACCAGCGTCCGGATCGACCGCTCGTCCCCAGCACCGAGAGCCGATCGACAGAGAGCGTCGAACCACGACCGAGCAGCGGGGGGAGAGCGCGGTGCGTGAAGTCGCGTTGATGTGGCGGGACTCGCGGATGATAATCCTGACCGTCGTCGTCACCGCGACCTACACCGCCGTCCTCATCCCGTTCAAAGGGCTTGTCCTCGTCCCGGGGTTCACCGAGGTCCGGCTCGCGAACGTCCTCCCCGTCGTGTTCAGCGTCCTGTTCGGCCCCGCGGCGGCCTGGGGGTCGGCGTTCGGCAACCTCATCGGCGACGTCTTCGGCGGCACGCTGACCCGAGGCAGCGTCTTCGGGTTCGTCGGGAACTTCTTCTTCGGCTTCGCGGGGTACAAGCTCTGGGGGAACCTCGGCCGGCTCTCGTGCGACGAGGAACCCGCGATGGACTCAGCGGGCCAGTTGCTCGAGTTCCTCGCAATCTCGTTCGTGTCCGCGGCCGGGACCGCCGCGATCATCGCCTGGGGACTCGAGGTGCTCCAGTTGCTCCCGTTCTCAGTGCTCGGAACGATCATCTTCGTCAACGACTTCCTCGTCGCAGCGATCGGCGGCCCGATCTTGCTCAGGTTCCTCTATCCGCGCGTCAAGCGCGACGGGCTCCTCTATCCTGATTTGATGCGAGAGGGGGACCTCCCGTCGGTGAGCGAGCGCCGCCAA contains the following coding sequences:
- a CDS encoding low temperature requirement protein A, with the translated sequence MSPREENLLYAIRRPISVYAETERPRHATWLELFFDLVYIVAIAELGAFLREGLSLVAILEYASLFVLVWWTWVGFSYYADIFDTDDLFSQLALILVMFGVIIMSQTISQALHGGSFAFAASFLLLRVLYIGLALRGWYVVPGSDKFFTYWVTFSSLSTFVWGLSLFSPVPGRFGLWISAFMLEIAGIGIVYLVFETVPVQVSHFPERLGLFTILVLGETMLAVATGTTGIDWFVPSGVTAIGGFLLVVAIWWLYFDNFDERTIDRALGETRTHWLHMRERMLVYVFGHYFIFIGIGATGVGLEAAIEAVIAAHALEPIGRTVFAGGVAAFLLGSAICHRAMPTPLHDRLFLTRITVAVAVVVVILGVGRLVAPLLVTWIIAITLVALAVFETVHRLRTPESEP
- a CDS encoding QueT transporter family protein, whose protein sequence is MWRDSRMIILTVVVTATYTAVLIPFKGLVLVPGFTEVRLANVLPVVFSVLFGPAAAWGSAFGNLIGDVFGGTLTRGSVFGFVGNFFFGFAGYKLWGNLGRLSCDEEPAMDSAGQLLEFLAISFVSAAGTAAIIAWGLEVLQLLPFSVLGTIIFVNDFLVAAIGGPILLRFLYPRVKRDGLLYPDLMREGDLPSVSERRQQVAGIGIAAVSIAWIVVGIGISLGLQGVPFGVGPADVTASDVTRTRIQLFVGSVAALLLLVASLLSGERLSAILRRDD